TAGCTGTTGAAGAGCGATCATCGAGAAAAAGGTATGCTGTATCATctttgaagatgggaaTGCTTGTTCTAACCTCCCCTGGTTGTGCAGGGGGCACCAGATTGGATATTATGGTGAGATAGCGCGAAACTTGATTATTATTATCCTGATTCTTTTCATCTGTAGTTGGCGAGGGAGGAAATTGAGCGCGATAAGTGCGAAGTTGAAGACCTAGCCGAGAAGGGGGATTATGCTTAGTGGGAGATGTCAATGAGAAGTCCTTAATGCTCCAAACTAAGTGGCTAACTTACTCCGTAATTCTCAAGTACACGAGCGCATACGACATCTGCCAAAGAAACCGCCTGGCCAGTGGGGGGAGTGAAGGACCATTGGAAGAAACTGTCATATAGCGTTCAGTGTGACCCATATCACCCGCTGAAATAAGTCCAGCTCAACTTACAGAGTAAATCCCATCTCTTTGCGTCTATACATGCATAGTGGAAATATAAATGCATAGGGTATATTCGTTGTTCTGAGCGACAGCAATGAAAAGAGCTAAGTACGCGTTGAGTTCCATCGTCCACGTCATGGCTTCATAATTGTTTGTTTGAAGCTGTTGACAGGTCGTTTGTACGTATTAGAGGGGAAGCGAAGGAGCTTCCAAAGTTATTATTCGTCGACTGTCAGTAATCTGATGAGTATCATCACTGTCTCCCAAGCAATCGATTAACCGCAGTGTAATGAAGGTGGAAGTCAATTCCTATCGTGCGGTAGCGTACTGGATTTGGGACGTCTCCGACGAACCTCACCAGCTTTACCACTACGCGCCACCGGACGAAGTTGGTATtgacgacgatgacgatCAGGATGTCTGCGGCATATGCCAAGCGGCCTTCGAGAGCACTTGCCCCGATTGCAAGATACCCGGCGATGACTGTCCCTTGAGTAAGTATACTGTATGTGGGGCGCAAAAGCTCATTGCTGATTTGTACTGTTCAGTTTGGGGAGAATGCACGCACGTCTTTCACATGCACTGCCTGCTGAAGTGGATCggccagaaggaggatgaatcACAACAGCAATGTCCTATGGACAGAAGACCTTGGGGTAAGTCCTCTACTATGAGTCTGTAATTTTGACTAACAACTGAATCAGTGACGGCCGATAGGAAGCCTGATAAACAACCAGCGGCGAGTCCTGGCCAAAAAGCCCAACATGGCCACCCAGAGCATGATTATGCAGGCCAGCTTGACGAAAGCTTAACGACGGAAATGGGAGGTACCTCTAGAGCAGTGAACGCTCAAGTAGAGAGCAGCATGGAGATTGACGAGCAGTAGCTTTCAGAGAGAAGCCCCCCGAGAAAAGGTTATTTTTCTTGGCAGGAGTGAAGTTTTCATCCCTGCCGTCCATGTAATTCCGCTCTTTGTTGTATAGTATAGATGCATTTGTACTCGAAGTATAGCCGTCTTTGCTTCGTTCCCGCTATTCTTATGGCCAAGAGTAGAACATAGGAGCGGCATACAGCTCGAAGGCGCGCTCATATGGAATTGTTGACAGTGTCCGAGTTGCTGTTTTCGGGTTAGGAATTGTCCGGACACAGCCTCCACGCTGCTCGGCCTTGGGCTGCACACGCAGCATCGCTATTTATTGATGTCGGTATTTACGTATGAACACCTCCTTTATTACTTCAACACGAACCATTGCCAAGTAATTTTGAACTCatcgagaaagaagaacaaacACCCGACTATAAGGCAAAATTGCGCTCGATACACTACCAAGAACAGCAGATCACGCCGCACAAAGCAAACGATCTTGTGGACCAAGAGATGGCTACGGTGGCATCTCCAGACATTAGGGTGACAACGGCAAGCCCAGACTCAAATCGAGCTGTGTTCGAACAATCAATAGCTTTGTCTGGTGCTGGCaaggcagatgaagaaagtTCAAATGGAGGCGAAGAGCCTGAGAGAGACAGCCAAGAGGTCGGCCGCGAGACTATACGAGAGCCTTTGATGTATAACGACGTATGTCCTAGTTTTCTCAGCTATATTTTCCCTTATTTGACTATTGAAGTCATTACTGACATGCTTGCCACAAAAATAGCTCGACATCCATGCATTGGCCCAGAGGGGCGATACGGCTGCCATCGTTGCTATGCTACAAGAGAATCCTTCATTAGACCTCTCTGCCAGAGACGCTCAAAATGTGACGCCTTTACATTGGGCCGCTATTAATGCCCACATGGGAACATGCAGACTCTTAATAGACAGTGGTGCTGATGTCGATGCGATTGGTGGTGAACTGAAAGCTACTCCCCTACAATGGGCTGCGAGGTAAGTTCCCCATGCCTCCGAATTCATTACTCATATAATATGTTCCGTAGAAATGGACATTTATACGTTATGCATCTCTTGTTATCAAGGGGGGCTGACCCAAACATTCATGACTCCCAAGGCTTTAATACGCTGCACCTCATCACCCATTCTAGTGCCGTCATGCCGCTGCTATACATGGTGAGCGAACATCGGTCACCGTACTTGGATTTACCGCACTGACATTAACGCTTAGCTACATCAGCCGGTAGCTATCGATGAGAAGGATACAGATGGCCATACTGCTCTCATGTGGGCAGCTTATCAAGGTGACGCTCTTTCGGTCGATCTTCTCATTAGGCACGGTGCTTCAGTGAATACAACCGACAATGCAGGCATGACTCCCCTTCATTGGGCGGCGGTGAAAGGCAACAAGGTCTCCATCATGCATCTGGTAGAAGCTGGGGCTAGTTTAGATGCTAAAGAAGAATCAGGGAAGACTCCCAGAGATATGGCGGAGGAGTTGAAGGGTCTAGTGCCGTTCCAAAAGGGTCTTGAAGAGGCGGGGTGGAGCATTGATGGtgtgaagatggaaggcAAATTGGGGCCTGTGAGTGAGGCAACCAATGACACATAACTTCAGCTGACAGCTAGTAGAGAAATACCATCCTGGCTATCTTCTTGTTGCCCATAGTAGGGTTATGGTTCATCTTCAGTACTTTTAAGTGGTTGCCGGTATACGTGGGCATCCCATTTGCCATTGCTGAATTTATGGCCGTACAATACGTGAGTAAGAGATATATTCAAGACAATTGGCTGATCGTCACTCCGAAGACTGTCGTCCTTGTTTTACTGGGCCATATCAAAACCCAAGACAAAGTTTCCTCGTCCAACTACTTTGCATCGATCATCACCGCTAGTCTCATCTGGGTAGGCTACTGTTGGATTTCTAGGTTCGCTGTCAACACTCCAGGATACGCAATTACCAACCTCGGATTTATAATCATGTTCTCCGGGTGCTGTTGGACTTTCTGGAAATCCATCGTGACCGATCCTGGATTTGTGCCAAAGGGAGAGCAGGATGCGGAAATCAAGGAAGTGAGTATATCAACAAGATGCGCATGAAACTGTTTGTTAAAACCCCTATAGGTATTGGAGGATCTTGCGGACGCAGGAAGACTGAATGGGACCAACTTTTGTATCGTGTGCATGGTAAATAATGCGTTCCATCTGCTCTCACGCCAGGTTAACAATGGGTTTACAGGCAAGGAAGCCCTTACGCTCTAAACATTGCCGGACCTGTAATCGATGCGTTGCCAGGTTTGATCAGTATGTATCTCTAGTTGTTTGGACAAGTATCACCTGACAGCGCGTAGCCATTGCCCTTGGATCTGGAATTGCGGTGAGTTAAGTGCAGGCGACATTCATCGTTTCGAGGCTGATAAAATTACAGTGGGAGCGAAAAATCATCGCCCCTTTTTGCTATTTGTGTTATTTTTGATCGGAGGAGTCATCCTCTTTATCAGGCTTACTATTGTCTGTGAGTTGTCGTTGTACTTTTGAATTATCCGTTTAATGTTTCAACGACGACAGTCATCCACCAAAATGCCCCAGAATACATTCCCACTCCTAATCCAGGATTAACAACGTGTGATATCTCCACTACTCTCTGTCAAGCAGGCAATTTcgatcctttccttctttgtaCGGCGATTTGGAGTACCCTTCAGCTCACGTGGACTACTGTTCTGGCCATTTCTCACCTATGGCAAGTCTCTCGGCAAATGACAACATTTGAAGTATCCAATCTTGGCCGATATGGCTTTATGGGTGGACGAGGGGGACAAAGTCTGAGAGACCAAAGTGGGGCAATGTTAAAGCAGGCTTCAGCCATCGGGGCGGGCATTGGTATGAGTGGAGCTGGGGAGGAAGCCGCTGGGCCCCCTGGTGCCGAGGCTGGGCCAGAAGGGAATGCGTTGCTTCCCCCGCCTAGCGGGCATGTTCATGGACCTCAATGTCGACATGGCAGTCATGCTAGTGGCCGCAGCCATGGTGCGCTGCATATATGCGGAGCTCTTTGGAAGACAATGACAGGGCCGCTGATGACCATCTTGGGATTAGATAGATTTACGAAGGGAAAGGCGTTGGGGGGAATGAAGAGAGCTGGGAGAGATCAGAATCCGTTCGATATGGGCATCATCAAAGTAAATTCCGCTGATCCCACTCCATACAGAGCTATAACTGATCTGCATACAGAATTGCACCGATTTCTGGGTACCAGACAGCGATGTCGATTATGTGACGCTTTACGAAATACCTCCGGAAGGTTGGAGGGCTTATAGACGAAAGCTTGCTATGGATAAGAGAGTACAGGGGGGAAAGGGACGTTACGAGGTTGTTAGCGAGCAAGAGGTATAGGAAAACGATGTGCATATATTCACCAGGCATGCTATGGATACAATTTTTACAATGCTATTTCACGGATGGGCTAATGTACTTATAGTACTTTGAAAATCGACGATGGTTGATGATATTGCGTTACGGAAAGTAGTTCCGTTATTATCTTTCGGGACCGctattctcttcttcttcgtaGGTTTCCTCTTCGCTTCCACCTTgtgcttcatcatcgtcttctgaCTCAATTTCCGCTTGAGTTGCCTCACCGGGCTGATAGCCTATTTCCCGTAGTGTTCTGATGATGTACTCTTGCAAAATAATGCCTGGAGTCACGCAAGTTCAGGTGATTAGCCCAAAATCAGAAAAGCTGGCTTTGACTCACTCACCAATAGCCATCAAACCCTCGCCTTCTATGGCGCAATGCATGTCTCTAACCTTATACCTCCCTCTAGGTCCTCGTATACCACCTCCGTCcactttctcttcctttgctgCTGAGACGAATTCACCATGTTCGTTGACAAGACTTTCTATATCCTGCTCATGGCCTTTTGACCGTAGCGAATCCTTCAAAACGTCGACTCTCTTTTTGCTCGCCCATGGCATTGCTCGCTGACGTTTCTTGGGAGGTATTAACAGTGAAGTCGAAGTGTAGAAGTGGGAGGCATGATGATGGATagcttggagaagatcgCTGTTGGGAtttgagggaggaggcACTATCTCATGTCAGTATGGATCCGCATATTTGGGCTCATACATACTTGGTGGAATATGAACACATTTCTCAGCCTCAAAAAGGCGTTCAACTCGTCGGGCTCTACGAGTTGCCCATGCTCGTTTACCCTTTGATGACGATCTGGGAGAATCGTCTTCAATGAGattgtcttcttccacctcattCTCTGAATCATTTACGCTCACTTCTGCTGtacactcttcttcagatgGATCCTCTTCGAGCCTCTGTCCATCGACGGTGTGCCCTTTACCTATGTTCAAGGTCGGAGGTTGAGAGGACAGAAGCTCAGATGTTGATGCTGAACTAGATACTGAACCGGACTGCTGGAGTCGGGGTCTCTTGGAAGGCCGCTTGGAGGGCTGCTGTTGCTCCTCCATGCTTGATCTTCTATTCTGGCGTGGAGAAATGGAAATCAGGATAATTTGTCTGCAGAAGCAAAAACAGTGACGAAAAGATATTGTCGACGTTTTAAGGCACCGCGAAGAGATAGGAGAGCGGAACAACTCTTGAAAAATCAAAGAGCCTTCGGTTTCTTCACATATTTTATTCCGGACCCATTCTATGCTCTATAGTAATAAACAGCCCAATTAAACAGCCAAAATGGACATGGATTCAGCCCATCTCGACCCCTCCCTGCTCACCCTCGCCTTCCGCCTCATTAAAGCCGCTGAAACCGCTCCTCCGTCCGTTCTTGCCGGCCTGCTCGCCGAGGGTGCTCCAGCTTGGTTTCAGGACGACGATCTAGGATGGTCATGTCTGCATTATGCCGCCGAGAGGAAAGAGCCAGAGTGTTTGAAAGTTCTTTTGCAAGGTGGGGCCATATGGAATGCTGTTGACAAATGGGGACGGACGGCAGGTGAGGTATGTTTGTCATTgggcgatgaagaggggtgGTCGATCATTAGGAACGAAGGCATCAGAAGTGGTAAGTCTGATCTCGTAGAACCTGGAAATTCGGCTTATACGTTGATTGCGACAGAAATGTTGCACCATGCTCTTGCTGGTACTTCATCTCCAGACACCACCAATAACATAGTGCTTCGAGCAGAAGACAAAACTTCCGCGGGAGATAATCTTGTTTTTCTGAAGAGCAAGCTCACCTGGGACGTTGGGAAAGACGGTAAAGAGAGGGTACTGGATGCAGACGGTAATGGGTAGGGTTTTAAGCCTGGTCTATAAAGTTGTGGCTAATTATGTTCAAGAGTTAtgatgggatgggaagaacCTCTTAGTACGCATTACGAACCACGTTATCTTGCTATTCATTTGCTGACAGGATGCCGTATAGTGGTAGAACATGTTAGACGTCTTACCGAAGAGCACCCCAAAGCCCAATTAGGAGCTGAAGGCATGTCTGTCCTCAACGTCGGCTTTGGCCTGGGGATCGTGCGTTCTCATCTTGAACAACATTGTGTAAATCTGACCCAAAGCAAAGGTCGATCGGTTATTCCAAGGGTGTGATCCCAAACCTTCACACCATACTATCATTGAAGCCCATCCCCAGGTACTGGAATACATCCGTAAAAAGGGTGTCCACCTGCTACCTAATGTCCGGATTCTCGAGGGAAGATGGCAAGACTGGTTGTTAGACGGCGAAAAGGTCGGCGATGTTTTGTCAGGTACACCTGATGGGATGGGCTTCGACGCAATTTTTGTCGATACTTTTGCCGAGGGATATGAAGGTGCGTTCGTGAAAACTAAAGATACTTGACGGCACTGATAAAGGAATGGACAGACCTCAAGGCCTTCTTTGAAGTTATCCCTGATATCTTGGATGCCGAAAACGGCcgtttctctttctggAACGGCCTTGGTGCGACAAGTGAGCAGTCATGCGTTCTTATGAAAGACCATATGGGCTGATTGATCTTTTACCAGATCCGACCATTTACTCCGTATCTTCAAGTCTCGCTGAACTTCACCTTGAAGATGTCGGTCTTCAAGTCGAGTGGCATGAGGTGCTTATCCCTGAGAGCATGCGAGAAGAGGTATGGAAGGGCGTAAGGAGGAGATACTGGGATCTGCCTGGGTATAAGTTGCCTATCGCTAAGATGGGATTGATTTAGACGATAAAACACCCAGTATGGATAACTATTTCTCGATACCGATGTCATTTatgaacaaaaaaagagatacGGCATACCAACTCCTGCCAGCTATAATGCGAGTTCGGTGTTCAACATCGTGTCGGATCTCTCGCTCTGCTCCATATCTTGCTCATTTTGCTTTAATTTTCCATCGTCATTATTTTTCGAGTGGATTTCTTTACGTAAAAATGCAATGCCGTGTCTGCCGGCAGGGCGGACCGAATATCGGCTATCTCCGTTACTTTTATCTTGGATGCCGGAGTGCTGGTAAATTTGACGATCTCGGACCAATTTAGCCGCCCCTCAGCCCCGAAACAGCGACCGACTGGTGGATATTGGCTATTCTTCCCCACCTTGTATTACCGCCTCTCGCACCCGGCTGACTATCCAGGGCTAGAACAGGGCTTTATGATGCTCACAGGTGACAGTCCATCCCATAATATTCAGTATTACTCCAGCACACAACAATCCAGAATCCAACAACCACACACTCCTCCAGTATTCCTTAATCGTGGGCGAACTGAACTTAGATTTAGGCGAACTGAAACAAACTGAATGCTGGATGTGAAAGAGCTGGAACTGTAATTGCATATCCTCTCATCTCTATATGGCATCCGGACTCCCTATATCTCGCATTTTACAGCCGACATATCGCATTTTACCTCGATTTTTAAATTGCTTTTGCAGCTGTATGGAGTATCTTTTTCATTCGTGTCAGCTGGACTGGACAAATGTCTACTAATCCTTTCTTATAACTccacccttttcttctttgttcaAGTCGGTCATTTGCCCCAGCAAGCTATTGGGTTTCTGTCTTTATATATTCTTTTACCACAGTGCACACACTTTTCACACGACCTGTCGACCATCCAGGCCGGCTCTCATGATACATCAGCATAACCTAACACCAACCCAAATTATTTCCCCCATTCTCGACTTTTTAGTCCAATACACACGCTCAATATGTCTTCTGAACAGGTCACTACCATCCAGTCCCTTGTCGGAACAAGGCCAGTCAGCAGAAGGACCGAATCTTCTACTTCAATAGAAGGGGTTTCCTTCAACCGTATGACTATGGCTTCTAGTAGCGCTACTCTATGCCAGTTAGGTGATCACGACGACAAGCCATCAACCCCTGGTGTTGagcatcctcctcctatTTTCGAACAGACATCGGGCGATAGCAAGTCAGACCAATCTCAAGTCCCTACGAGACAGTCATCCACCAAACACACCCATCCTCAtgctcattctcatctttaTCAGGGTCAAACTCCTCCCCCCGTACCTGCTCCTGATATCGTCTCAGTTTTCGACCCAGCTTCAATCGGAGGTGGTGGTCCGCTCAAGAGGATCGAGACACAGCGAAGCGAGCGATATGCcgaggagatgaaagaaagagaagctAAGGAAATTGGCAcgggtgagaagaagagtgggatTCTTCGAAGATGGTCTACGGTTTCCAGAAGGCGACCTATTATGATTATGCCGACCCATACGCACCGACatagtgaagatgagatatCTCCCGTCGAGGATGATCGGAACGCCAGACTTAAGCGACTGTCTTCCAACATTAGCCATCAGACTCTGGCGATTACTCCTACTCCAggcgaaagaaaaaagtaTGACTTTCCtaatgatggaaaggaggaaggctCTTGCGAGGCAGAAAATCATGTGcacgaggaagaggttgaagcGCACGTCTACCCTGACGGAGGTTACGGTTGGGTTGTGCTCGGTGCCTGTTGTTGCCTGGCAGGATGTACTATGGGGTAAGTTCTTTAACACTTAAAGTGCTTAAACATCTAGCTGACAGAACCAAGGTGGGGTATGAACTGGGGTGTTTTTCAAGAGGTAATCAGTATTTGATAATTGTCTGATGATAAAGAGTTAACCCACTATTAGTATTACCTGCAAAGCGTCTATCCCAATGCCAACACCTCTGTCCTCTCTTTAGCCGGAACTCTGTGCGCCTTTGTGAGCATTATTTCGCTTTATATACTATCACTGATTGCTAACATTTGATGGTGATCCAGATGATGAATGCCACGGCTTTCGTTTCCGGAAGATATGGTGATCGATACGGCTTCAAGGTTTGTACTGCACGATAATTGGCCTACCGCCGCTAATACCATCCTCAGAGGGTCTTGTACTGTTCCGCCGTTATCACTTGGCTCGGTCTTTTCCTCGCAGGCTGGTCAACCAAGCTTTGGCAAACTATTCTCACTCAAGTTAGTAAATTTTCACCTTCAAAAGTTCATTTACTAACGTCAAATCGAATCAGGGCATTCTCACCGGGTTTGGTCAAGGCCTCTCAATGCCCCTTTTCATGTCCCTTCCTTCGCAATGGTTCTATCGCCGCCGCGGTCTTGCCAGTGGGTTGGCTATCGGGGGTGCGGGTCTGGGAGGCGGTACCACAACATTGATCTGTAGAGAACTGTTGACAAAGGTCGGCTATCAGAAAACTCTTTGGTGAGTTATGTTTGTCTGTCGTCATTAACGGATACTGATGGTCGTAATAGGATTCTGGCATGCATTAACCTGTTCTGCATGTCCCTATCAACATTTCTAATCAGAGCG
This DNA window, taken from Cryptococcus deuterogattii R265 chromosome 3, complete sequence, encodes the following:
- a CDS encoding anaphase-promoting complex subunit 11; this encodes MKVEVNSYRAVAYWIWDVSDEPHQLYHYAPPDEVGIDDDDDQDVCGICQAAFESTCPDCKIPGDDCPLIWGECTHVFHMHCLLKWIGQKEDESQQQCPMDRRPWVTADRKPDKQPAASPGQKAQHGHPEHDYAGQLDESLTTEMGGTSRAVNAQVESSMEIDEQ
- a CDS encoding palmitoyltransferase AKR1, with the translated sequence MATVASPDIRVTTASPDSNRAVFEQSIALSGAGKADEESSNGGEEPERDSQEVGRETIREPLMYNDLDIHALAQRGDTAAIVAMLQENPSLDLSARDAQNVTPLHWAAINAHMGTCRLLIDSGADVDAIGGELKATPLQWAARNGHLYVMHLLLSRGADPNIHDSQGFNTLHLITHSSAVMPLLYMLHQPVAIDEKDTDGHTALMWAAYQGDALSVDLLIRHGASVNTTDNAGMTPLHWAAVKGNKVSIMHLVEAGASLDAKEESGKTPRDMAEELKGLVPFQKGLEEAGWSIDGVKMEGKLGPRNTILAIFLLPIVGLWFIFSTFKWLPVYVGIPFAIAEFMAVQYTVVLVLLGHIKTQDKVSSSNYFASIITASLIWVGYCWISRFAVNTPGYAITNLGFIIMFSGCCWTFWKSIVTDPGFVPKGEQDAEIKEVLEDLADAGRLNGTNFCIVCMARKPLRSKHCRTCNRCVARFDHHCPWIWNCVGAKNHRPFLLFVLFLIGGVILFIRLTIVFIHQNAPEYIPTPNPGLTTCDISTTLCQAGNFDPFLLCTAIWSTLQLTWTTVLAISHLWQVSRQMTTFEVSNLGRYGFMGGRGGQSLRDQSGAMLKQASAIGAGIGMSGAGEEAAGPPGAEAGPEGNALLPPPSGHVHGPQCRHGSHASGRSHGALHICGALWKTMTGPLMTILGLDRFTKGKALGGMKRAGRDQNPFDMGIIKNCTDFWVPDSDVDYVTLYEIPPEGWRAYRRKLAMDKRVQGGKGRYEVVSEQEV
- a CDS encoding arginine N-methyltransferase 2, with the protein product MDMDSAHLDPSLLTLAFRLIKAAETAPPSVLAGLLAEGAPAWFQDDDLGWSCLHYAAERKEPECLKVLLQGGAIWNAVDKWGRTAGEVCLSLGDEEGWSIIRNEGIRSEMLHHALAGTSSPDTTNNIVLRAEDKTSAGDNLVFLKSKLTWDVGKDGKERVLDADGNGVMMGWEEPLMVEHVRRLTEEHPKAQLGAEGMSVLNVGFGLGIVDRLFQGCDPKPSHHTIIEAHPQVLEYIRKKGVHLLPNVRILEGRWQDWLLDGEKVGDVLSGTPDGMGFDAIFVDTFAEGYEDLKAFFEVIPDILDAENGRFSFWNGLGATNPTIYSVSSSLAELHLEDVGLQVEWHEVLIPESMREEVWKGVRRRYWDLPGYKLPIAKMGLI